A DNA window from Arachis hypogaea cultivar Tifrunner chromosome 18, arahy.Tifrunner.gnm2.J5K5, whole genome shotgun sequence contains the following coding sequences:
- the LOC140181237 gene encoding serine/threonine-protein phosphatase 7 long form homolog, which yields MPKKYKVKDVDRSELHIIHYLSDPDYKLRMLTCNHPVPLDRYNDKIGIVQCQKALVNALIERWHPDTHTFHLPIGECSVILEDVALILGLPTDGLPVTGMTMSSFEAMEAECLLQFGVAPRKEDCRSSCIKLTWLRNLKENLELTDEISIQRYVRCHIMLLIGTILFGDKSGAGVHWKFLPLLRDFVNIGQFSWGSACLAHLYRALCRASRYNCKEIDGPLTLLLDWAWIRLPYISPFPREPRSFPLANRFLKLAHFRKAFDELQEGQFAWVAYAVDRVDPNIIPAEIYMQSVVWSATVPLMSFECIEWHATDRVRRQFGFVQGVPTQE from the exons ATTATCTCAGTGATcctgattat aaattaagaatgttgACATGTAACCACCCAGTTCCTCTGGATCGGTACAACGATAAG ATTGGGATAGTTCAGTGTCAGAAAGCATTGGTAAATGCTCTAATCGAACGTTGGCACCCAGACACACACACGTTTCACCTTCCCATTGGTGAATGTTCCGTGATTCTTGAAGATGTGGCTCTAATACTTGGTCTTCCCACAGATGGTCTTCCAGTCACAGGGATGACAATGAGTAGTTTTGAAGCCATGGAGGCGGAGTGTTTGCTTCAATTTGGGGTTGCACCTCGTAAGGAGGACTGTAGATCAAGCTGCATAAAACTGACATGGTTGCGGAATCTAAAAGAGAATTTAGAATTGACTGACGAAATCAGTATACAGAG GTATGTGAGGTGTCACATTATGTTGCTGATTGGGACGATACTGTTTGGGGATAAGTCTGGGGCAGGTGTGCACTGGAAATTTCTACCCTTGCTTCGTGATTTTGTCAATATTGGACAGTTTAGTTGGGGTTCGGCATGCCTAGCACACCTTTACAGGGCGCTATGCAGGGCATCTCGTTATAACTGTAAGGAAATAGATGGTCCACTAACACTTCTGCTCGATTGGGCTTGGATCCGATTGCCCTATATATCGCCGTTTCCTAGAGAACCCCGCAGTTTTCCACTAGCAAACAG ATTTCTGAAGCTAGCTCACTTTAGGAAGGCCTTTGATGAACTTCAGGAAGGCCAG TTTGCCTGGGTTGCCTATGCTGTGGATCGTGTGGATCCGAACATAATTCCTGCTGAAATCTACATGCAATCGGTTGTCTGGAGCGCCACAGTACCATTGATGTCATTTGAATGTATCGAGTGGCATGCCACCGATAGGGTCAGGCGACAGTTTGGTTTCGTTCAGGGAGTACCTACTCAGGAATAG
- the LOC114925763 gene encoding uncharacterized protein, translating to MTTNLVECINSVLKGARNLPITALVKATFYRLNELFTRKRAEAEARINVGHVFSEIVTSKLHANQLASGNIQVSCFDRQNEVFEVREMPSGLEFAVDLRSLRCDCGEFQVDRIPCT from the coding sequence atgacgacgaatctAGTGGAGTGCATCAACTCAGTTttgaagggtgcacgcaatctTCCTATTACTGCTCTTGTGAAGGCAACATTCTACAGGCTAAATGAGTTGTTCACCCGTAAAAGAGCAGAGGCGGAAGCTCGGATCAATGTTGGCCATGTGTTTTCTGAGATAGTGACATCGAAGTTGCATGCAAACCAACTTGCATCAGGAAACATCCAAGTTAGTTGTTTTGACCGCCAGAATGAGGTATTTGAGGTTCGTGAGATGCCAAGTGGACTGGAGTTTGCAGTTGATCTACGTAGCCTTCGATGTGACTGTGGTGAGTTCCAGGTGGACCGAATTCCCTGCACGTAG